ATCTTGCACtgcttttatttttggtttttctaTCTTTGGTGCTAGGCCATTCGTGTGCCCTATATTTCTTGATATTTAGTTTTTGTTGCtatcttagtttagtttttatttctatcatagtttagttttgtttcttcctttgtttgtttttcttgagGGGTGGATTTGGGCGTCGATGATAGAGTAGGGTTATGTTCGAGGGGTTTGGCTTGGGAATGGGTGTTAGGGTGGGGGAATAGGGGAGGACTAGTTTGGGACTGGGGGTAAAGTATGGTTTTAGGTTGGGGGTGGGGTGTGGAGTGAAGGGTGGTAAAGGTAGACGTGTTACTAGTATAGATAGGGTGAGGTATTAGAACATAggaacccttcagggtaagtcaaTAGAGCTGgtaaagattcttagaaagaggagaattaatattgcgtgtgttcagtaGACCAaatgggtagggtctaaggctagggatgtggatggttataaGCTTTAGTACTTGGGGAGTGataggcgtaggaatggagtagGCATCTTAGTAGATAAAGAACTTAGAGAGAAAGTAGTGAAGATTAAGAGGGTCAATGATAGGATGATGATAATTAAGTTAGTCATTAGGGGGTGTAGTTTGAacgtgtgtagtgtttatgcgccTCAGGTAGGCTTGGACGGGGAGAAGAAGAAGCGGTTTTGGGAGGATTTAAATGAGGTGGTAAGAGTTGTTCCTAGATCTAAGAAGATTATTGTAGAAAGGGATTTCAATGGTCATATCGGGGTGGTACTGGGGAGCTATAGTGATGTGCATGGGGGCTATGGTTTTAGGGAGAGAAATGATGAGGGAGTTGCTttattggattttgcgagggcctttgggttggtaGTAGTGAATTCGAGCTTTTCGAAGAAGGAAGATCACCTGGTCACCTTTCGAAGCGCAATAGCTAAGATGCAGATTGACTTTCTGCTGCTTTAGAAGGGGGAAAGGGTGCTGTACAAGGATTATAATGTCATCCTGAGTGAGAACCTTTCAATCCAACACAGGCTTCTGGTGATAGATTTGGGCTTAAAGAAAGATAGGAAGAGGAACGGAGGGGAGAGGTATCCTAAAATTAAGTAG
The genomic region above belongs to Capsicum annuum cultivar UCD-10X-F1 unplaced genomic scaffold, UCD10Xv1.1 ctg37843, whole genome shotgun sequence and contains:
- the LOC124891580 gene encoding uncharacterized protein LOC124891580, whose amino-acid sequence is VGLDGEKKKRFWEDLNEVVRVVPRSKKIIVERDFNGHIGVVLGSYSDVHGGYGFRERNDEGVALLDFARAFGLVVVNSSFSKKEDHLVTFRSAIAKMQIDFLLL